The following coding sequences are from one Alosa alosa isolate M-15738 ecotype Scorff River chromosome 13, AALO_Geno_1.1, whole genome shotgun sequence window:
- the LOC125306650 gene encoding protein CYSTEINE-RICH TRANSMEMBRANE MODULE 10-like isoform X2 — MDPSSAPPPGWNHDDKAGMAHLPPPKQDHLQYPNPGAYPPPGAMPPQGAYYPPGPGGPPAVHMGQPYPQGQYPQGQYPQGNTVMVQPTTVYVTHSPLINPVSDYLGYSIFTMLCCCFPLGIAALIFSISTRDANSQGNRPMAEKNSQTARKLNHAGLGIGLTFTIIIFILYIIGFLA; from the exons ATGGATCCCAGCTCTGCTCCCCCTCCTGGCTGGAATCACGACGACAAAGCAGGAATGGCTCATCTACCACCACCCAAACAAGACCATCTTCAGTACCCCAATCCGGGGGCTTACCCGCCCCCAGGGGCCATGCCTCCCCAAGGGGCCTACTACCCACCTGGGCCTGGGGGTCCTCCAGCAGTCCACATGGGCCAGCCTTACCCTCAG GGCCAATACCCTCAGGGCCAGTACCCCCAGGGAAACACGGTTATGGTCCAGCCTACGACGGTGTATGTGACCCACTCACCTCTCATCAATCCGGTGTCGGACTACTTGGGTTATTCCATTTTCACTATGTTGTGCTGCTGCTTCCCACTCGGCATTGCGGCCCTCATCTTCTCTATTTCT actCGTGACGCTAATAGCCAAGGCAACCGACCGATGGCTGAGAAGAACTCCCAAACAGCACGGAAACTGAACCACGCCGGCCTCGGCATTGGCCTCACCTTCACCATCATCATTTTCATCCTCTACATCATTGGTtttctagcctga
- the LOC125306650 gene encoding calcium-binding protein P-like isoform X1 has protein sequence MDPSSAPPPGWNHDDKAGMAHLPPPKQDHLQYPNPGAYPPPGAMPPQGAYYPPGPGGPPAVHMGQPYPQGQYPQGQYPQGQYPQGQYPQGNTVMVQPTTVYVTHSPLINPVSDYLGYSIFTMLCCCFPLGIAALIFSISTRDANSQGNRPMAEKNSQTARKLNHAGLGIGLTFTIIIFILYIIGFLA, from the exons ATGGATCCCAGCTCTGCTCCCCCTCCTGGCTGGAATCACGACGACAAAGCAGGAATGGCTCATCTACCACCACCCAAACAAGACCATCTTCAGTACCCCAATCCGGGGGCTTACCCGCCCCCAGGGGCCATGCCTCCCCAAGGGGCCTACTACCCACCTGGGCCTGGGGGTCCTCCAGCAGTCCACATGGGCCAGCCTTACCCTCAGGGCCAGTACCCCCAGGGCCAGTACCCTCAGGGCCAATACCCTCAGGGCCAGTACCCCCAGGGAAACACGGTTATGGTCCAGCCTACGACGGTGTATGTGACCCACTCACCTCTCATCAATCCGGTGTCGGACTACTTGGGTTATTCCATTTTCACTATGTTGTGCTGCTGCTTCCCACTCGGCATTGCGGCCCTCATCTTCTCTATTTCT actCGTGACGCTAATAGCCAAGGCAACCGACCGATGGCTGAGAAGAACTCCCAAACAGCACGGAAACTGAACCACGCCGGCCTCGGCATTGGCCTCACCTTCACCATCATCATTTTCATCCTCTACATCATTGGTtttctagcctga